ctaggtccgatcctatgaacctagggctctgataccattctgtaacgacccgaaaatcggaccgctaccggcgctaggattcgggtcgacttaaggccgccaagacccgtagcaagcctgacatgcaacctgaaaacctgtttaatcccatacatgatcaacaacaagcataaaaatttaaaacttttccttcaaacatccaactcaacctgaacatacatgcacatagtcataatcataatcatgatccctctgtgggatctcatcaatgccccaatgggcaatacatcatgagatgagttggctttcatgaacattataaaacatttttgatcatgtaataaaagggatacctcatacacaatgtcaagcacaatatctaatcctcaatatcattacatgactgaaactgtacttttacataacattaatacatttatcatgtccacactatctattacataactcagacttcattactcttgtaaacctcctggtctaccctatacctgcaatcctggggaaatgggagaggggtgagctactagagcccagtgagcagaatagtaaaaacatttaaatcacatggatcatggaatgcatcacatcacagctaatcacatcaaggatgaatttgtcaccaatagccctctacatggtccaattgtgccagaacgtagaatgggtcctggtctttctcttacatagtgccagcgaacgtagaatgggtcccactggtcttactttccgtaccgtacatatcatatcatcatatcatagatcgagggctatggatcatccaacattcatccacatcaacatttaacatatgcaatgcaacatattcgtgaattctaatgcaagcaacctagttcatcacatggcattcatgatgcatgaagcatgctaaaaagtacattatttgctttaaaacataataggttattccactcacctctggatagctctgaccagacactggggcaacagactcactgctagggtcctcggttcctcgggtccgaacctacacaggtggactcaaatgagggaccaaacatacatgaacataactctaaactattccccaaaaacctcctaaaacatcatgaaacaatcatagaaaaatatgcaagaaatggctgaacagggcactttcggcggcaagttcagcggccgaaagtccctctagagccgaaagtcaggcaggttcggcggtaccttcggcggccgaaactcccagacagaggcgaaactcatgcatgttcggcggcaccttcggcggccgaaagtcccagacagagacgaaagtctcttttcgggggcaacttcggcagccgaaaggcctgcctccccagccacattcggcggccgaaagttccttcggctgccgaacctggtttttgccaaagggcagaaacttggctcttatgcatttgtgcctccaaaactaaccaatcatgcataaacctattctacaacattcccaaggaTACACAagcaagcatacaagttcctaggggcatcaaaccaacaaaaaccccaactacaacacacaagcaactcacattgctcaaaaacacatataaaacccataaacctaactatgagctaaacatgcattctacccccatgaacttcataaaacttacttaaaacataacataagctagagatcgactcttacctcttgaagatcgagagtagaggcgaccaaacttggagttggaagagattcgggttcttgaacctcaaagctccaaaactttgctcaaaagctcaaatcttcaaaacgaagttaaaacaagtgaaaaacttgaaatatCTAgaagaaaaacatcaaagatcggtgaggggcggcggaaagctcaccttggccgaaaatggggaaaaactcgcccgttttcggctaagggacccttttatagtggctggccaggccacgttcgggggccgaatgtgcctccgcatgcatgccatgttcggcggccgaacttgaggttcggcggctgaacctggacttccctcacttgtgctttcgggggcctaaaggcgctcccgaaggcatacatgttcggcggccgaacttgaggttcggcggccgaacctgagttttcctccaaggttgttttcatgcaaaaactcatttccattttacttaaaaccatgaaataccttaaaacattttatgaaaacatgtttctaccctactagaggcttccgacatccgagattccaccggacggtaggaattccgataccggagtctagccgggtattacagcttccTTTTTCATCCTCAGTCCAATTCCATCGTTCTTCTTCATAAAAAATGACATTTCTACTGATAATAATATTCCCATTGATGGGATTATACAATCTATACGCTTTAGCATTAGTACAATATCCCACAAAAATACACTTTGTTGACTTTTGATCAAGCTTCCCACGTTTATGAGCCTCAACAAAAACATATGCAAGGCAGCCAAAGATTCTTAAGTGACTTACCCGAGGTCTCCTGCCCGTCCACACTTCATACGGTGTTCGATCCGGTACTGCCTGTGTTGGTGATATATTCAAAATGTATACTGAAGTGGTCACTGCTTCTCCCCAAAAATGAGTTGGCAACTCTTTAGCCTGCAACATAGTTCTGGCCATCTCTACCACAGTCCTGTTCTTTCTTTCAGCTACTCCGTTTTGCTCAGGAGTGTATGGTGCTGTGAGCTCTCTACGAATTCCATGTTCTTCACAGAAACTATTAAACTCTTTGGACGTGAATtctcctcctctatcagtccttAGTGTCTTGATGCATTCTCCAATCTGCTTTTCTACCAGTACCTTAAACTTCTTGAAAGCTagatttgtatataatagctagcacagaactactaaataacttgggtttaccattttgggccaagttgaaagtgggtccaaaagttatttgggccagttcgggCACGGCTGTTTCAATTcgtatcagagccaccctaggtcagaaaaattgtgcggagctagtgggccttcgaggaaagggctacccgtgagagacgaggtggagccgcccgaggtactagcgaaccacaatacctaagggttcggtcctggttagcaattgtaatggattcagttgcgacgaggacaTCGCAAAATTTAGCGGGACCAAATGTAACGGTCAGCTGCCTGCTTGGCGGAATTGCGGCGCTGAccgtcccacatcggaagatttgaagaaaatggatttatatataatagctagcacgaaactactaaataacttgggttaaccattttgggctaagtggaaagtgggcctaaaagttatttgggccagttcggccccggctgtttcaattggtatcagagccacctgGGTCAGAtaaattgtgcggagctagtgggcctgcgaggaaagggctacccgtgagagacgaggtggagccgcccgaggtactagcgaaccacaatacctaaggatccggtcctggttagcaattgtaaccgattcagttgcgacgaggacgtcgcaaacATTTAGTGGGTCGGAGTGTGACGGTCAGCTGCTTCCAGCTGCCTGCTTGCGGATTTGCGACGCAAATCCatcccacatcggaagatttaaagaaaatggatttgtatataatagctagcataagaactactaaataacttgggttaaccattttgggccaagtggaaagttggtctaaaagttatttgggccagttcgggcccggctgtttcaatatgtgacggtcagctgcttccagctgcctgcttgcggatttgcggcgcaaatccgtcccacatcggaagatttaaagaaaatggatttgtatataatagctagtataagaactactaaataacttgggttaaccattttgggccaagtggaaagtgggtctaaaagttatttgggccagtttgggcccggctgtttcaattggtatcagagccaccctgggtcagacaaattgtgcggagctagtgggcctgcgaggaaagggctacccgtgagagacgaggtggagccgctcgaggtactagcgaaccacaatacccgagggttcggtcctggttagcaattgtaatggattcagttgcgacgaggacgtcgcaaaatttagcgggaccgagtGTAACGGTCAGCTGCCTGCTTGACGGAATTGCGGCAACTGAccgtcccacatcggaagatttaaagaaaatagatttgtatataatagttagcacagaactactaaataacttgggtttaccattttgggccaagtggaaagtgggtccaaaagttatttgggccagttcgggcccggctgttctattttctttaaatcttccgatgtgggacggTCAGTTGCCGCAATTCCGTCAAGCAGGCAGCTGACCGTTACAATTTAAGACCTCCGATTTGAAGTGTAGGAAGTACACCCAGCTCATACTACTATAATCATCTgtgaacaataaaaaatatcCACTTCCACCAAGTGATTCAGTTCTCATAGGACCACAAACATCAGCATGTAAGAGCTCCAGATTGCTAGTGGCCCTCCATGATTTACCCATAGGAAAAGACTTCCTACTTTGTTTTCCATAAACACAAGCTTTGCATAAATCAATATATTCAACAGCAGGCAGGCCAGACACCATATCTTTCTTATACAATAATTGCAGACCCTTTATATTTAAATGTCCATTTCTATGATGCCAAATTCTAGATTCATTTTTCCTTTCCACCATTAATACCCTTTTTTCAATACTTGATATGTTAAGTGGAAACAATTTGTTCTTTGTCATATTTACCTCGACAAGAATTTGCTTAGTTTGCTGATTCTTGATCAAGCACTTGGAGCATTCAAACAGCACAGAGAAGCCACTGGTCACAAGCCGTCCAACATTGAGGAGATTCTGGGTTAGGCTTGGAACTAAGAAGACTTCATGTAACAGCCTTGTTTCAGCTCCATTTCGAATAGCAATTGTCCCTTTGCCTTCTACTTCCATCTGCTTATCATCACCAAGTCTCACCTTGAGCTTGTAGTTCTCATCCAGCTCTTTGAATAGTGAACGTATGCCTATCATATGATTAGAGCATCCACTATCCAAAAACCAGATATCATCTGAGGTCTCATTGAGCTCAAGGTCAGCCATAAAGAGTTTGAACTCATCCTCTCCATCAACTTCTTCTTCATTTGCTTCTTCTGCATAGTTAACCTGACTTGCTCTTTTCCAACAATTTGCCTTGATGTGCCCAAAACGTTTGCAGTAATGGCATTGGATAGGTTGCCTCTGCCCATCTCGTTGCCCTCGTCCTCGACTTGCACCTCTTCCTCGGCCTTTCAGATCATTTTGCCTGCTATCACCACGTGTGATTCTTTCCAACGTTGAGGTTTCTCCCTTTATATGAAAGGCTTTCTCTTCCTCATGTTCTGAACTACGATTCAATCTTTCTTCATGAGCTAGCAATGAACCCATTAGTTCATCAAACGTAAATGTTGACAAATCCTTGGATTCTTCAATTGCAGCAACTAATTGATCAAATTTAGGAGTCAAGCTTCTTAACACCTTTGCCACCACAATTGAGTCTAAGCATTGTTCCCCAAGACCTCTCATCTTGCTCACCGCAGTCGAAACCTTGGAGAGGTAGTCTTGCACAGATTCTTCATGTTTCATCATTGAAGTTTCGAATTCTCGCCGTAAAGACTGCAACTTGACCATAATTACTCTCTTATCTCCTTGAAATTCCTTCTGCAAGATTTTCCAGGCCTCCTGAGATGTTGACGCTACCATGATTCTGGAGAATATGCTCTCATAGACAGCTTGCTGGATAAAGAAGAGTGCTTTTGAATCCCGTTTTTTGTTCTCTTTCAATCGAGCTTCATCATCTGAATCAGCATATCCATTCTCCACCAGATCCCATAAGTCCTGAGACTTGAACAGCGTTTTCATTTTGATGCTCCAAAACTCATATTTTTCTCCGGTAAAGACTGGAATCAAAGGTTGAGAAGCAGTCATTGCATTTGAACTTGCCATTGATGCAAACAGAAGACACGGATaactctccctctccctcaCGTGTTTCCCAACAAAACTCAACTTTTCTATGCCCAGCAAAGCACggaacctggctctgataccactttgaAGGAAATTCTGCAGAATCAATTTAAGAACAGAGGATTAATTTAGACTAAAGAAACAGCAACATTCAATGCTTCTACTTGAAACACAATATTCCTTCTGTTACTTATTGAATTCAAGAGGTGCCTATTATATAGGCTCATTACATGTGGAAGAGGAAAACAAACACCAGAAAAATAGCACACGTTCTTGACGTGTTTTCATGAactgaaaagaaaaaacaacAAACAAACTAATTGAACGTGTAGAGATTCTGGCAGAAGGATAGGGGAGCCGTAACTGAAAGTTGAATCATTCTCCTATATTTTATCACACTTTTTAACCTCGTGTGTtttaaaatttcctttttaaaaagttattgtGAACCTCCAACGGATATCGAcagcaaaaattaaatttaatccaaATCTGCTATGAAATTCAAGACTAATTGCTTgcgtaaaaaaattataaaaaaaaataccaaatactaaaaatttatatacttaCATCCAATCAAAACATCCAACAATAAAAATTCTATAAATTGATTGCGTCTTTCAAATTTCATTACACATCTTATCTAAACCTCCATTAATCATATTTTATAGTTACTTTAAgtaaattaatcatattttatAGTTACTTTACGTTAAACCTCTATTCATTtacgaaaaataatttatatttaaaaaatattttttataaaaaatatattttttataaattaatttatttttattatttaattttaatttaaaaaataatatattaataaaataattaaagtataaaaaatgattttctattttgaaaataaaaataattttatttcaaatgacttaattttttttactagaaaaatattttccattaattaattttctttagcatcttaaacattaaaaatataaaaaatattttcttaaaaatatatttagcgATATAAATATagtctaaattaatttttttagttaaagaTATCTCTAACAAAAGATCAATAAGATATATTCTAATAGTATTggagttaatttaatttaaaatttaatttaaatcttaGTCGGTATTAATAGTAGaaagatatttttaataaaaataaataaatgaaaaattaagcTCATTACAACCTCCTTGTCCATCGCTTTTTATTAACACTTATTTAGAAACTTTGTAggagaagaaagaaaacaaaagaatGACGATGagagtagaaaataaaaatgttatttggaaagttatttttctccttttttttttttttgataaaaagagaaataaaatttaaaaaacaaagctatttgtatttttttttttaaataaaattcgtGATTAAAAATTAGAGATCGAAAAAGTAGAATGcgagatttaaaaaaattattcagataaatttattatcaaattaattacGAGAATGCAACCGTTTGAAATAGTCTAACttgtaatgaaaataataaattatagggATAAAATCAGAGATAATTGATATCGATTATGGAGTTGAAATTGAAAAACGAAGTAAGACTTTTCAAAGTTATAACCAAAGTCTTTGTAACAAGTCAAAGTCAAACTATAAGACCGACAAAACACGGCTTCtagatatataataatattttcaaattgaaTTTCCAGCACGGCCAGCACCCACTTGACATCCCTCAAGTCCTATAAATACACTAAGCTATAGCCTCCAGTCACATCCCACTCATTTCTTTACCAATCTCAAGCTGAAATGGCAACCCTTACGAGAAAACACCTGGCAATCATCGTTTTAGCCGGAATTTTCGCCGGAGTTTTACCAGCATATGTAGTCGCTCAAAACTGTGGCTGTGCAGCAAATGAGTGTTGCAGCAGATGGGGTTTCTGCGGCACCACGGAAGAATACTGTGGCACTGGGTGCCAAGGAGGTCCTTGTATTCCCCCTCCTCCAGTCAATGATGTCTCCGTAGCTGATGTCGTGACAGCTGAATTTTTCAATGGAATAATTGATCAAGCTGAAGATAGTTGTGTTGGGAAGAGCTTCTACTCTCGAGAAGTGTTTCTTGATGCTCTGAGTTCGTATCCTCGGTTCGGCAGAGTTGGTTCAGCTGATGATTCAAAGCGTGAGATCGCAGCTTTCTTTGCCCATGTCACACATGAAACTGGACGTAAGAGTTCTTACCCTTTTCTGGTTACAAAACGCTgcgtttaattaataattaaccaAAATGTTTTTTATTTGCAGACTTTTGCTTCATAGAAGAGATCAATGGCGCTTCCAAGGATTACTGTGACGAGGAGAACACACAATATCCATGCAATCCTGACAAAGGCTACTATGGCCGTGGACCGATTCAACTATCGTGGAACTTCAACTATGGACCCGCTGGAGAAAGCATTGGATTCGACGGATTGAACTCGCCTGAAACCGTAGCCAATGATCCATTGATTTCGTTCAAGACTGCTCTCTGGTATTGGATGAACAATGTTCAATCTGTCATGAGCCAAGGGTTCGGAGCTACCATTCGGGCCATTAATGGTGACCTTGAATGCGATGGTGGAAACTCTGCAACTGTTCAAGCTCGCGTTGGGTATTATACTGATTATTGCAGCCAACTTGGTGTTGCCCCGGGGGAGAATCTCACTTGTTAGGACACATTACGTCATAATTACGTGCATTTacctttttcatttttattttatatatacacTTTTGTTTTTAATGCTAGTTTTATTTTGATTCTGTTCATCCTAGAAggaaataaattgtaaaattaagTTTGTTAATTTTAGTGAAAAATAACTAATGGACTTTTGTTTAAGTCAACTTTAATAGGGTGATATTTACAAGAGTAcagaatattaaatattaaatattaaattgaattattatttagattacacataataatgataatcataggatttgaaataaaataaaataataaaattaacaattcAACAAAATTGAAACAATTAATATTACTATCTAAAGCaaataattctaaataattGATTCTCTttcaaataagataaaaaataattaattaaagatgACATATCtctcaataatttaataatattttaattaattttttaaatactgtaattattttatttaaaatttcactGATCAAATATTCATTTCCAATTCAATTAATATTCTTAGGATATTTAAATCTCAATTTAGTCCTAAAATATTTCCTCCTAATATTAATCTCACGATAAAATTATTAAGTATTTCATAGATACTCAAAAACATTAATCTCaataattgaataataaataggtaaaaaaaatcaacttaaataaataaagagaatcaataatttaaattatattaagtctCCTAATAAAGAAATTTAGTTACTcatgtttaaaaatttaagaacaaAATTAATGGAGATTTTCCACCGTGTATACGTGttcaaaaataaacaaaaagttTTTACAATGAAACAGTCAAGCTCAAACTGTCCCAAATCACTTGGTCTAAAATGATTAATCCAAATTATTAGTAGTTTCGTGTTAGCTATTATATAcgattttaattttctataatcTGACGATGTGGGACGGAAGCCGCAAGTAGGTAGCTGACCGTTACATACAATCTCTCAAATATGATGCATTTACACCTCATTACTACTCCTAATCTGTGGTCATAGGGAAAAACCTACAAAATTAGGACTTCTAGTAAAAACATGAGTCATTACGAGTGAAAGGGAGCGAAACACGGGTAGATCATAAAAACACATCGTGTTTTCTGCTATGTAATTAAACCTTCAAAAATTTATTCATGGAAATACAATTTGTTCGACACTTAAAATATCAAACAAAACTTTGAGTGCCATGCAATGCTCGATACTTATAAACTTGCCTGAAACACTTCAGCTCCTGTGTGCAGGCTCTATCTAAGACACTCTGTACATTTACATTTTATatcttttgaaaaattataccaaaaaatttataaggttttaatttttagtcaATTTGCAAAAATAGTGTGAACTATTTGGAACCTCACTCTATAGAGCTAAATCTAGCTGAAAACAAAAACATACTAAAGAGTAAGGAGGTTCAC
This sequence is a window from Manihot esculenta cultivar AM560-2 chromosome 4, M.esculenta_v8, whole genome shotgun sequence. Protein-coding genes within it:
- the LOC110607691 gene encoding endochitinase EP3; its protein translation is MATLTRKHLAIIVLAGIFAGVLPAYVVAQNCGCAANECCSRWGFCGTTEEYCGTGCQGGPCIPPPPVNDVSVADVVTAEFFNGIIDQAEDSCVGKSFYSREVFLDALSSYPRFGRVGSADDSKREIAAFFAHVTHETGHFCFIEEINGASKDYCDEENTQYPCNPDKGYYGRGPIQLSWNFNYGPAGESIGFDGLNSPETVANDPLISFKTALWYWMNNVQSVMSQGFGATIRAINGDLECDGGNSATVQARVGYYTDYCSQLGVAPGENLTC